In a genomic window of Streptomyces pristinaespiralis:
- a CDS encoding PP2C family protein-serine/threonine phosphatase: MLMGLLADSHVMSFEHIPEVVSQHAAVAGLTDVRVYLGDLQRDLLRLLVSEGAPPGERHPAELTVEGSVAGRAYQYGRVTAGASGPDGRHCWWIPLLDGTERLGVLHVAGPDDDEGTLEAMLALASLVAMLVVSSRVTSDTYARLSRSRAMNVAAEMQWQLMPPRTYSDGRVTIGAVMEPAYQVSGDAYDYATTGNIVHLSVFDAMGHDTAAGLTANLAVGACRNRRRQDAGLADLGDAIEEVLLEQFGHNRFVTGVMADLDTATGVLAWTSRGHLPPVVIRGGRWSSLLACPPSHPMGSDLGLPTTVCHEHLQPGDRVVLYTDGITEARTSAGVEFGLTAFVDFLIRHHADGLPVPETLRRLMRAVRQHHNDRLQDDATILLCEWFGPKTQSTERAAPVAGVPLVHE; this comes from the coding sequence ATGCTGATGGGGCTGCTCGCCGACAGCCATGTGATGTCCTTCGAGCACATTCCGGAGGTGGTGTCCCAGCACGCGGCGGTCGCGGGCCTCACGGACGTCCGCGTCTACCTGGGGGACCTCCAGCGCGATCTGCTGCGTCTGCTCGTCTCCGAGGGCGCTCCGCCCGGGGAGCGGCATCCCGCGGAGTTGACCGTCGAGGGCTCGGTCGCCGGGCGGGCCTATCAGTACGGCCGCGTCACGGCCGGCGCGAGCGGCCCGGACGGCAGGCACTGCTGGTGGATCCCGCTGCTCGACGGCACCGAGCGCCTCGGTGTCCTGCACGTCGCGGGGCCGGACGACGACGAGGGGACCCTGGAGGCCATGCTCGCGCTGGCCTCGCTGGTGGCGATGCTCGTGGTCAGCAGCCGGGTCACGAGCGACACCTACGCCCGCCTCAGCCGCAGCCGGGCGATGAACGTGGCAGCCGAGATGCAGTGGCAGCTCATGCCGCCGCGCACCTACTCCGACGGACGGGTCACCATCGGAGCCGTGATGGAGCCCGCCTACCAGGTGAGCGGAGACGCCTACGACTACGCCACCACGGGGAACATCGTCCACCTGTCCGTCTTCGACGCCATGGGGCACGACACCGCGGCCGGCCTGACCGCGAACCTCGCCGTGGGAGCCTGCCGCAACCGCCGCCGGCAGGATGCCGGTCTCGCCGATCTGGGGGACGCCATCGAGGAGGTGCTGCTCGAACAGTTCGGGCACAACCGCTTCGTCACGGGGGTCATGGCCGACCTGGACACGGCCACCGGCGTCCTCGCCTGGACGAGCCGGGGGCATCTCCCGCCGGTCGTCATCCGCGGCGGACGCTGGAGCAGCCTGCTGGCGTGCCCTCCGTCCCACCCCATGGGCAGCGACCTGGGCCTGCCGACCACGGTGTGCCACGAGCACCTCCAGCCCGGCGACCGTGTCGTCCTCTACACGGACGGCATCACGGAAGCACGCACGTCGGCAGGTGTGGAGTTCGGACTCACCGCCTTCGTCGACTTCCTCATCCGTCACCACGCCGACGGTCTGCCCGTACCGGAGACCCTGCGCAGGCTGATGCGAGCGGTCCGCCAGCACCACAACGACCGGCTCCAGGACGACGCCACCATCCTGCTGTGCGAATGGTTCGGTCCCAAGACGCAGTCCACCGAGAGGGCGGCCCCGGTGGCGGGCGTGCCGCTGGTGCACGAGTGA
- a CDS encoding DUF2795 domain-containing protein, with protein sequence MAVNPIEMQKALGGVNYPASKEEIVDQASKHGAGKEIMSALGSLPSKRYDSPAAVNKEVGKDS encoded by the coding sequence ATGGCTGTGAACCCCATCGAAATGCAGAAGGCCCTCGGCGGCGTGAACTACCCGGCGTCCAAGGAGGAGATCGTCGACCAGGCGAGCAAGCACGGTGCCGGCAAGGAGATCATGTCCGCCCTGGGCTCCTTGCCCAGCAAGCGGTACGACTCGCCGGCCGCCGTGAACAAGGAGGTCGGCAAGGATTCCTGA
- a CDS encoding AAA family ATPase produces the protein MTTDSARPEMAVLVGLQASGKSTFYRQHLSGRYALVSKDLFPRSARRKQPRQMRLIEELLASGAWVAVDNTNPSPEEWTPLIEAARVHGAGVTAYWFPPDVTASLRRNATREGSLRVPDVGIRATSGRLREPTTADGFDAVVEVRFDGEGGFVVRPVGDRD, from the coding sequence GTGACCACGGACAGCGCGCGACCGGAGATGGCCGTGCTCGTCGGGCTGCAGGCGTCGGGGAAGTCGACGTTCTACCGGCAGCACCTCTCCGGACGCTACGCGCTGGTGAGCAAGGACCTGTTCCCGCGCTCGGCGCGGCGGAAGCAGCCGCGGCAGATGCGGCTCATCGAGGAGCTGCTCGCGTCCGGGGCCTGGGTCGCCGTCGACAACACCAACCCCTCTCCCGAGGAGTGGACCCCGCTCATCGAGGCTGCCCGCGTCCACGGCGCCGGAGTGACGGCGTACTGGTTCCCCCCGGACGTCACCGCTTCCCTGCGGCGCAACGCGACGCGGGAAGGCAGCCTGCGGGTGCCCGACGTCGGGATCCGGGCCACCAGCGGGCGTCTGCGCGAGCCGACGACCGCGGACGGCTTCGACGCGGTGGTGGAAGTGCGCTTCGACGGCGAGGGCGGTTTCGTGGTGCGGCCCGTCGGGGACCGGGACTGA
- a CDS encoding carboxylate-amine ligase yields MEPVTLGVEEEYLLLDAETGVPVPMAEQVRAAAGLEPLVDENELQSELLQVQVEVATAICTRLEEAGGHLLRLRHAVGAAAEAQGCRLAASGTPPRRGPVTAPVTEKARYRAMQVQAPQLVAEQLVSGMHIHAAVPSPEVGVAVLNRLRGWLPVLVAMSANSPLWDGQDTGFASWRTLIFGRWPVSGPPPAFRDLADHTERVKTLLGSGIISDTGQLYWQVRLSDRFPTVEVRCPDVQLRADEAVMFAGIVRALVTTAIHETAVGVPVAAIPPEVMQAANWQAARYGLSGHLITATGRRRSAGDVVAQLMEHITPALDAAGDTREVISLVHRLLQQGTPADRQRRALAEGGLKAVIGLITSETTAP; encoded by the coding sequence ATGGAGCCGGTGACCCTGGGCGTGGAAGAGGAATACCTGCTGCTCGACGCGGAGACGGGGGTGCCGGTACCGATGGCCGAACAGGTCCGGGCTGCCGCGGGTCTCGAACCGCTCGTCGACGAGAACGAGCTGCAGTCCGAGCTGCTGCAGGTGCAGGTCGAGGTCGCCACCGCCATCTGCACCCGGCTCGAGGAGGCCGGCGGTCACCTGCTGAGGCTGCGCCACGCGGTCGGTGCCGCGGCCGAGGCGCAGGGATGCCGGCTCGCGGCGAGCGGGACACCACCGAGGCGAGGGCCGGTGACCGCGCCGGTGACGGAGAAGGCGCGCTACCGGGCGATGCAGGTGCAGGCCCCGCAGTTGGTCGCGGAACAGCTGGTCAGCGGGATGCACATCCACGCCGCCGTGCCGAGTCCGGAAGTCGGGGTGGCCGTGCTGAACCGGCTACGGGGCTGGCTGCCCGTCCTCGTCGCCATGTCCGCGAACTCGCCGCTCTGGGACGGGCAGGACACCGGCTTCGCCAGCTGGCGCACCCTGATCTTCGGCCGCTGGCCCGTGAGCGGTCCGCCGCCCGCCTTCCGGGACCTCGCCGACCACACGGAGCGGGTGAAGACACTCCTCGGCAGCGGGATCATCTCCGACACCGGGCAGCTGTACTGGCAGGTCCGGCTGTCCGACCGTTTCCCGACCGTGGAAGTGCGGTGCCCGGACGTGCAGTTGCGCGCCGACGAGGCGGTCATGTTCGCCGGGATCGTTCGGGCGCTGGTCACCACCGCGATCCACGAGACGGCGGTGGGAGTCCCCGTCGCCGCGATCCCGCCGGAGGTGATGCAGGCGGCGAACTGGCAGGCCGCCCGCTACGGCCTCAGCGGTCACCTGATCACGGCGACGGGCCGGCGCCGCAGCGCCGGGGACGTCGTCGCGCAGCTGATGGAGCACATCACGCCCGCGCTGGACGCGGCAGGCGACACCCGTGAGGTCATCTCCCTCGTCCATCGGCTGCTCCAGCAGGGCACCCCCGCCGACCGTCAGCGACGGGCGCTCGCCGAGGGCGGCCTGAAGGCGGTCATCGGCCTGATCACCTCGGAGACCACGGCGCCCTGA
- a CDS encoding DUF6098 family protein: MSHNDAMPTFEALDALVDLVKARQGLYVRWSRGPEPDLGSVSSKDDLTGIPMPGLSASPLDVEDWWDGRPVRTWVARRLYDYSHLPRVKDDRARPWVLHGREAGRGPDNEPLVRDVEPLGWIAEEVISEAGAIVERQPGRWGPLDRDAQTP; this comes from the coding sequence ATGAGCCACAACGACGCAATGCCCACGTTCGAAGCCCTCGACGCGCTGGTGGACCTGGTCAAGGCCCGGCAGGGGCTCTACGTGCGGTGGTCCAGAGGGCCCGAGCCGGATCTCGGGTCGGTGTCCAGCAAGGACGACCTGACCGGCATCCCCATGCCGGGGCTCTCCGCCAGCCCGCTGGACGTGGAGGACTGGTGGGACGGCCGGCCGGTGCGCACCTGGGTCGCCCGGCGGCTGTACGACTACTCCCACCTGCCGCGGGTCAAGGACGACCGGGCCCGCCCGTGGGTCCTGCACGGACGGGAGGCGGGCCGGGGTCCGGACAACGAGCCACTGGTCCGCGATGTGGAACCGCTCGGCTGGATCGCCGAGGAGGTCATCAGCGAGGCCGGCGCGATCGTCGAGCGGCAGCCTGGACGCTGGGGTCCGCTGGACCGCGACGCCCAGACGCCCTGA
- a CDS encoding NAD-dependent epimerase/dehydratase family protein produces MIIVRVFVAGGTGVVGRRLVPQLVARGHQVTATTTNANKLGVLQGLGADAVVMDGLDAGSVAEAVAGARPDAIVHQMTSIAGKPDIKHMDRWFATTNRLRTEGTDHLLAAAEATGVSNVVAQSYGSWNGIRRGGWVKTEEDPLDPMTGTAASPGMEAIRHVEESVVEAGGAALRYGGFYGPGATDDQVELVRKRQFPLVGDGAGHSSWIHLDDAASATVLAVEQQAKGVFDIADDEPAPASAWLPHLAACAGAKPPMRIPKSLARLLAGEVAVVMMTEGRGFSNAKAKRELGWELRHPSWREGFKEELA; encoded by the coding sequence GTGATCATCGTGCGAGTGTTCGTGGCAGGCGGGACCGGAGTCGTGGGGCGGCGCCTGGTGCCGCAGCTCGTGGCCAGGGGCCACCAGGTGACGGCTACGACGACGAACGCGAACAAGCTGGGTGTGCTGCAGGGGCTCGGCGCGGACGCCGTCGTGATGGACGGGCTGGACGCGGGGTCGGTGGCGGAGGCGGTGGCCGGGGCCCGGCCGGACGCGATCGTGCACCAGATGACCTCGATCGCCGGCAAGCCCGACATCAAGCACATGGACCGCTGGTTCGCCACCACCAACCGGCTGCGCACCGAGGGGACGGACCACCTGCTGGCCGCCGCTGAGGCGACCGGTGTGTCGAACGTCGTCGCGCAGAGCTACGGCTCCTGGAACGGCATCCGCCGGGGTGGATGGGTGAAGACCGAGGAGGACCCGCTGGACCCGATGACGGGGACGGCGGCGAGTCCCGGGATGGAGGCGATCCGCCATGTCGAGGAGAGCGTCGTCGAGGCCGGCGGTGCGGCGCTGCGATACGGCGGGTTCTACGGACCGGGCGCCACGGACGACCAGGTCGAGCTGGTGCGCAAGCGGCAGTTCCCGCTGGTCGGGGACGGCGCCGGGCACAGCTCGTGGATCCATCTCGACGACGCGGCGAGCGCCACCGTCCTGGCGGTGGAGCAACAGGCGAAGGGCGTCTTCGACATCGCCGACGACGAACCTGCCCCGGCCTCCGCGTGGCTTCCCCATCTGGCTGCCTGCGCGGGCGCCAAGCCACCGATGCGGATCCCCAAGTCGCTGGCCCGGCTGCTGGCCGGTGAGGTCGCGGTCGTGATGATGACCGAGGGGCGCGGCTTCTCCAACGCCAAGGCCAAGCGGGAGCTCGGCTGGGAGCTGCGCCACCCGTCGTGGCGCGAGGGCTTCAAGGAAGAGCTGGCGTGA
- a CDS encoding MBL fold metallo-hydrolase, giving the protein MSAAPDLPVSIDFIGNATTLIRYGDLTLLTDPNFLHRGQHAYLGYGLVSRRLTEPSIGVEDLPRDLTAIVLSHLHGDHWDRVARNNLARSLPVITTPHASRRLRRLHGFRRADGLRPWQSHTLVGQEGKVSVTALPGRHAGGALRFLLPPVMGSLLEFGPPRGPVRLRLYISGDTLLFDGIEAIGRRCPDTDLAVLHLGGTRLPGGFLVTMDGAQGAELAARLRPRWLLPVHYEEYTVMTSPLGDFLDAAEERGLGERVVHCERGGRTVVAPGERPVVEQPAPGAGARP; this is encoded by the coding sequence ATGAGCGCCGCCCCGGACCTGCCGGTCAGCATCGACTTCATCGGGAACGCCACCACGCTGATCCGCTACGGCGACCTGACGCTCCTGACGGACCCGAACTTCCTGCACCGCGGACAGCACGCGTACCTCGGCTACGGCCTTGTCAGCCGCCGTCTCACCGAACCGTCGATCGGCGTGGAGGACCTGCCGCGCGACCTGACCGCGATCGTGCTGTCGCATCTGCACGGCGATCACTGGGACCGTGTGGCCCGCAACAACCTCGCCCGGTCACTGCCCGTCATCACCACCCCGCACGCCTCCCGCCGCCTGCGCCGTCTGCACGGCTTCCGCCGGGCCGACGGGCTGCGGCCCTGGCAGAGCCACACCCTGGTCGGCCAGGAGGGCAAGGTGTCCGTCACGGCCCTGCCCGGCCGGCACGCCGGCGGAGCACTCCGGTTCCTGCTGCCCCCGGTGATGGGCAGTCTGCTGGAGTTCGGCCCGCCCAGAGGTCCCGTACGCCTCCGGCTCTACATCTCGGGCGACACTCTGCTGTTCGACGGCATCGAGGCCATCGGCCGCCGCTGTCCGGACACGGACCTGGCCGTGCTCCACCTGGGCGGCACCCGCCTGCCGGGCGGGTTCCTCGTCACCATGGACGGCGCGCAGGGCGCGGAGCTCGCCGCCCGGCTGCGTCCGCGCTGGCTGCTGCCCGTCCATTACGAGGAGTACACCGTGATGACCTCGCCGCTCGGCGACTTCCTCGACGCCGCGGAGGAACGGGGCCTCGGTGAACGCGTCGTCCACTGCGAGCGCGGTGGCCGTACCGTCGTCGCCCCCGGCGAGCGGCCCGTGGTCGAACAGCCCGCCCCCGGCGCGGGCGCCCGGCCATGA
- a CDS encoding DUF6766 family protein: MNSRPVSDEGTAPPRHPVLRFLHHNSLGLAFLAAFLLALAGQAVAGHAEFNNQLIADGLVPVSFGAYVTSSDFAVDVTENWQSEYLQFFLYIFATVWLLQRGSPESKELHKAGVESDKDQLVGEHAREDSPRWATVKGWRGTLYSRSLGLVMGAIFLLSWLAQSVAGVASHNEQQLRGLQAPTSWPEYLSSAEFWSRTLQNWQSELLAIGSMAVLAIYLRQRGSPESKPVGAAHTATGVEG; the protein is encoded by the coding sequence ATGAACTCCAGGCCGGTGTCCGACGAGGGCACAGCCCCGCCCCGCCATCCCGTACTGCGGTTCCTGCACCACAACAGCCTCGGTCTCGCCTTCCTGGCGGCTTTCCTGCTCGCCCTGGCCGGCCAGGCGGTGGCGGGACACGCCGAGTTCAACAACCAGCTGATCGCCGACGGTCTGGTGCCCGTCAGCTTCGGCGCCTATGTGACGTCATCCGACTTCGCTGTCGATGTCACGGAGAACTGGCAGTCCGAGTACCTGCAGTTCTTCCTCTACATCTTCGCCACCGTCTGGCTGCTGCAGCGCGGTTCACCCGAGTCCAAGGAACTGCACAAGGCAGGCGTCGAGTCGGACAAGGACCAGCTGGTCGGCGAGCACGCCAGAGAGGACTCGCCCCGCTGGGCGACGGTCAAGGGCTGGCGGGGAACGCTCTACTCGCGCTCCCTCGGCCTCGTCATGGGCGCCATCTTCCTGCTGTCGTGGCTGGCCCAGTCCGTCGCAGGCGTCGCCTCGCACAACGAGCAGCAGCTGCGCGGCCTCCAGGCCCCGACCAGCTGGCCCGAGTACCTCTCCTCCGCGGAATTCTGGAGCCGGACACTCCAGAACTGGCAGTCCGAACTCCTCGCCATCGGCTCCATGGCCGTCCTTGCCATCTATCTGAGGCAACGAGGATCGCCGGAGTCCAAGCCCGTGGGCGCGGCGCACACGGCGACCGGCGTGGAAGGCTGA
- a CDS encoding oxygenase MpaB family protein: MTYTEQSLDALRTAGDELADATVATLFERGEVGTFNTLMRYVSTVGAPLPDGLPEVAREYLHRTGAPPSWVDWEEMERARMFFIDNNVHISTALSFAAMPACYVLPHVARLLSATHSLKYPSKRMAETGQFTVHLMQPGAFEAGSRFIPAAQKVRLLHASIRHHLRREGRWDTESLGTPICQEDMIGGQMMFSIQVLDALHRLGIHMSTEGAESYYYAWRVVGAMLGVDQDHAPADLQQARRFSDLYMTRYMGPSEEGAHLTRRLIDLYEEVVPGTLFDPVVGALIRYLIGDTCADWLQVPRTPWDTAVKAAPALLGILESIEDRSPLGAWALDRLGHFTTLLELSSLTRGRVMHYAIPEELKKDYGVTSAARTARWTPPAPTVTT, translated from the coding sequence ATGACCTACACCGAGCAGTCCCTCGACGCCCTGCGGACGGCAGGCGACGAACTGGCCGACGCCACCGTCGCCACGCTCTTCGAACGGGGCGAGGTCGGCACGTTCAACACCCTCATGCGCTACGTCTCCACCGTCGGCGCACCGCTGCCGGACGGGCTGCCGGAGGTCGCCCGCGAGTACCTCCACCGGACCGGCGCCCCGCCGTCGTGGGTGGACTGGGAGGAGATGGAGAGGGCGAGGATGTTCTTCATCGACAACAACGTCCACATCTCCACGGCCCTGTCCTTCGCCGCGATGCCCGCCTGCTACGTCCTGCCCCATGTCGCCAGGCTGCTGTCGGCGACGCACTCGCTGAAGTACCCCTCCAAACGCATGGCGGAGACCGGGCAGTTCACCGTCCATCTCATGCAACCGGGTGCCTTCGAGGCCGGCAGCCGCTTCATCCCCGCCGCGCAGAAGGTGCGGCTGCTGCACGCTTCGATCCGCCACCACCTGCGCCGCGAGGGCCGCTGGGACACCGAGAGCCTCGGCACGCCGATCTGCCAGGAGGACATGATCGGCGGCCAGATGATGTTCTCCATCCAGGTGCTCGACGCCTTGCACCGGCTGGGCATCCACATGAGCACGGAGGGGGCGGAGTCCTACTACTACGCATGGCGTGTCGTCGGCGCGATGCTCGGCGTCGACCAGGACCACGCACCGGCGGATCTCCAGCAGGCCCGCCGGTTCTCCGATCTGTACATGACCCGGTACATGGGCCCCAGCGAAGAAGGGGCCCACCTGACCCGCCGGCTCATCGACCTCTACGAGGAGGTCGTCCCCGGCACCCTCTTCGATCCCGTCGTCGGAGCATTGATCCGCTACCTCATCGGCGACACCTGCGCCGACTGGCTCCAGGTCCCCCGCACGCCCTGGGACACGGCGGTCAAGGCCGCCCCCGCCCTGCTGGGCATCCTCGAATCGATCGAGGACCGCTCACCCCTCGGGGCCTGGGCCCTCGACCGCCTGGGTCACTTCACCACGCTCCTCGAACTCAGCTCGCTCACACGCGGTCGTGTCATGCACTACGCCATCCCGGAGGAGCTCAAGAAGGACTACGGCGTCACCTCCGCCGCCCGCACCGCCCGCTGGACCCCGCCCGCTCCGACGGTCACGACCTGA
- a CDS encoding polyprenyl synthetase family protein, translating to MPDHPGRAAFKARVDDVLLHFVEEEIDHLLAVDGDLAPVADRLRIATNRGKRLRAAFCYWGWRAAGQPDSDALVRAAAAMELVHAAAVVHDDLIDDSPLRHGLPTAHVALRAAVVASPRPGAAARSLAMLVGDLLMSWAGQLFTACGLPAAYLSRARPLWAVLARELVAGECLEILRTGAHPDTAASLKVIRYKTAKYTVEHPLHIGGALGGACEELREALSDYGLPLGEAFQLRDDLLGLFGDPARTGKANTDDIAVHRPTALLAWTWQEATATERAELGGLLGNGTTDAESLARVREIMHRTRAPARIEEMIGARVRAALDALDRIRLPADAARALSDLARAATVRLH from the coding sequence ATGCCTGACCACCCTGGGCGAGCGGCGTTCAAGGCCCGGGTGGACGACGTCCTGCTCCATTTCGTGGAGGAGGAGATCGACCACCTCCTGGCCGTCGACGGCGATCTCGCCCCGGTCGCCGACCGGTTGAGGATCGCCACGAACCGGGGCAAGCGGCTCCGGGCGGCCTTCTGCTACTGGGGCTGGCGTGCGGCCGGCCAGCCCGACAGCGACGCCCTGGTGCGCGCCGCCGCGGCCATGGAACTGGTGCACGCCGCGGCCGTGGTCCACGACGACCTGATCGACGACAGCCCCCTGCGGCACGGACTGCCCACCGCGCACGTCGCCCTGCGCGCCGCGGTGGTCGCGAGTCCCCGCCCCGGAGCCGCGGCCAGGTCGCTCGCGATGCTGGTCGGTGACCTTCTGATGTCATGGGCCGGGCAGTTGTTCACCGCCTGCGGTCTGCCCGCGGCCTACCTGTCCCGCGCGCGGCCCCTGTGGGCGGTCCTGGCCCGCGAACTGGTGGCGGGGGAGTGCCTGGAGATCCTGCGTACCGGTGCCCACCCGGACACGGCCGCCTCGCTGAAGGTGATCCGCTACAAGACCGCCAAGTACACCGTCGAGCATCCTCTCCACATCGGCGGCGCCCTGGGCGGTGCCTGTGAGGAGCTGCGGGAAGCGCTCTCCGACTACGGGCTGCCGCTGGGGGAGGCGTTCCAGCTCCGCGACGACCTCCTCGGACTGTTCGGCGACCCCGCCCGCACGGGGAAGGCGAACACCGACGACATCGCCGTGCACCGGCCCACCGCCCTGCTGGCGTGGACCTGGCAGGAAGCCACCGCCACGGAACGCGCGGAGCTGGGAGGGCTGTTGGGGAACGGCACCACGGACGCGGAGTCCCTGGCCCGCGTGCGGGAGATCATGCACCGCACCCGGGCCCCCGCCCGGATCGAGGAGATGATCGGCGCTCGCGTACGCGCCGCGCTCGACGCCCTCGACCGGATACGACTGCCGGCCGACGCCGCTCGAGCCCTGAGCGACCTGGCCCGGGCGGCCACCGTCCGCCTGCACTGA